One Cryobacterium roopkundense genomic region harbors:
- a CDS encoding stage II sporulation protein M — MTTQPGFRTTKRRTNVLLRPFQVIRENRRPFVVLNVALFGLLVAGFIVGMLFPELSAGQVNGLVEDGTLDQIAPLLGNVWFFALAILFNNAVNVGAVIVLPSLVVPFAGIAYFGYKVAEIGLTLAASGSDLWGAMLPHLVTVVVEIEAYVLLALGAYILGRSWILPRTVGASNRRWGYLRGLQQFGWLILPAFVLLVIGALYEAVTLIYVILPRVAELAG, encoded by the coding sequence AACGACCAAACGACGCACCAACGTGCTTCTCAGACCATTTCAGGTCATTCGCGAAAACCGCCGACCGTTTGTCGTCCTGAACGTTGCGCTGTTCGGGCTGTTGGTGGCGGGTTTCATTGTGGGGATGCTTTTCCCAGAGCTGAGCGCTGGGCAGGTGAACGGGCTTGTCGAGGACGGCACGTTAGACCAAATCGCGCCGCTTCTCGGCAACGTCTGGTTCTTCGCGCTGGCCATTCTCTTCAACAACGCAGTAAACGTCGGCGCCGTAATCGTCTTGCCCTCCCTTGTCGTGCCGTTTGCCGGCATCGCATATTTCGGCTATAAAGTGGCCGAGATCGGCCTGACCCTCGCCGCAAGTGGATCGGACCTCTGGGGCGCGATGCTCCCACATCTCGTGACCGTGGTCGTCGAGATAGAGGCCTATGTACTCCTCGCACTCGGCGCCTACATCCTCGGTCGGTCCTGGATCCTCCCCCGAACAGTCGGTGCCTCCAACCGGCGCTGGGGCTACCTTCGTGGACTCCAGCAGTTCGGCTGGCTGATCCTGCCCGCTTTCGTGCTGCTGGTCATCGGCGCGCTCTACGAGGCGGTCACGCTGATCTACGTCATCCTGCCTCGGGTGGCCGAGCTTGCCGGGTAG